A window of the Microbacterium sp. AZCO genome harbors these coding sequences:
- a CDS encoding helix-turn-helix domain-containing protein, whose protein sequence is MTDAVTTRRRDVTRQRLLDAAAEVFAEVGLDAASVEAICERAGFTRGAFYSNFETKEELFLELASLVSRERVAAVQDRVAELERQGAFADAAGNAFSIIQQVLDITSDDRLGVLLMSEIRIHALRNAQLAAAYLAQESEMIRSVAQIIADIGRTSALTFRLDADEAARLMITVWEGASVRSAMAGVDYAEMCRTTNEELARVAQLLIEPR, encoded by the coding sequence GTGACCGATGCCGTGACGACGCGTCGCAGAGACGTCACCCGACAGCGACTGCTCGATGCCGCAGCGGAGGTCTTCGCCGAGGTGGGCCTCGACGCCGCCTCGGTCGAAGCGATCTGCGAGCGCGCGGGGTTCACGCGCGGGGCGTTCTACTCCAACTTCGAGACGAAGGAGGAGCTCTTCCTCGAGCTCGCGAGCCTCGTCTCGCGCGAGCGCGTCGCGGCCGTGCAGGATCGTGTCGCTGAGCTCGAGCGCCAGGGCGCCTTCGCGGATGCCGCTGGCAACGCCTTCTCGATCATCCAGCAGGTGCTCGACATCACCTCCGACGACCGTCTGGGCGTCCTCCTCATGAGCGAGATCCGCATCCATGCCCTGCGCAACGCGCAGCTCGCGGCTGCCTACCTCGCCCAGGAGTCCGAGATGATCCGCAGCGTCGCTCAGATCATCGCCGACATCGGCCGCACCAGCGCCCTCACCTTCCGCCTGGATGCCGACGAGGCCGCGCGCCTCATGATCACCGTGTGGGAGGGCGCGTCCGTGCGCTCCGCGATGGCCGGCGTCGACTACGCCGAGATGTGCCGCACCACGAACGAAGAGCTCGCGCGGGTCGCGCAGTTGCTGATCGAGCCGCGCTGA